A single genomic interval of Antechinus flavipes isolate AdamAnt ecotype Samford, QLD, Australia chromosome 1, AdamAnt_v2, whole genome shotgun sequence harbors:
- the FBXO32 gene encoding F-box only protein 32 isoform X1 has translation MPFLGQDWRSPGQNWVKTADGWKRFLDEKSSGFVSDINSYCPKDVHNKENLFNSLNYDVVAKKRKKDLMNSKTKIQYFHQEKWIYVHKGSTKERHGYCTLGEAFNRLDFSTAILDSRRFNYVVRLLELIAKSQLTSLSGIAQKNFMNILEKVVLKVLEDQQNIRLIRELLQTLYTSLCTLVQRVGKSVLVGNINMWVYRMETILHWQQQLNNIQITRPAFKGLTFTDLPLCLQLNIMQRLTDGRDLVSLGQVAPDLHLLSEDRLLWKKLCQYHFTERQIRKRLILSDKGQLDWKKMYFKLVRCYPRKEQYGDTLQLCKHCHILSWKGTDHPCTANNPESCSVSLSPQDFINLFKF, from the exons ATGCCATTCCTCGGCCAGGACTGGCGATCCCCGGGACAGAATTGGGTGAAGACCGCGGATGGCTGGAAGCGGTTCCTGGATGAGAAAAGTAGTGGCTTCGTGAGCGACATCAACAG TTACTGCCCCAAAGACGTGCACAACAAGGAGAATCTTTTCAACAGTCTGAACTATGATGTTGTggccaagaaaagaaagaaggaccTGATGAACAGCAAAACCAAAATTCAGT ATTTCCACCAGGAAAAATGGATCTATGTTCACAAAGGAAGCACTAAGGAA CGCCATGGATATTGCACCTTGGGGGAAGCTTTCAACCGGCTTGACTTCTCAACTGCTATTCTGGATTCCAGAAGATTCAACTACGTTGTACGG CTGTTGGAACTGATAGCAAAATCGCAGCTCACTTCCCTGAGTGGCATTGCCCAAAAGAACTTcatgaatattttggaaaaagTTGTGCTGAAAG tCCTTGAAGACCAACAAAATATCAGATTGATAAGAGAGTTGCTGCAGACTCTCTACACATCCTTATGTACCCTGGTCCAAAGGGTAGGCAAGTCTGTTCTGGTTGGGAACATTAACATGTGGGTGTACCGAATGGAGACCATTCTACATTGGCAGCAGCAGCTGAACAACATCCAAATCACCAGG CCTGCTTTCAAAGGCCTCACCTTCACGGACCTGCCTTTGTGTTTACAACTGAACATCATGCAGAGGCTAACAGATGGAAGGGATCTTGTCAGCTTGGGCCAGGTGGCCCCAGATCTGCACTTGCTCAGTGAAGACCGGTTGCTATGGAAGAAACTCTGCCAATATCATTTTACAGAGCGACAG ATTCGCAAGCGATTAATTTTGTCTGATAAGGGACAACTGGATTGGAAGAAGATGTATTTTAAGCTTGTCCGATGTTACCCAAGGAAAGAACAATATGGAGACACTCTACAGCTCTGCAAACATTGCCACATCCTTTCTTGGAAG GGAACAGATCATCCATGTACAGCCAATAATCCAGAGagctgctctgtctctctgtcgccTCAGGACTTTATCAACTTGTTCAAGTTCTGA
- the FBXO32 gene encoding F-box only protein 32 isoform X2, which yields MNSKTKIQYFHQEKWIYVHKGSTKERHGYCTLGEAFNRLDFSTAILDSRRFNYVVRLLELIAKSQLTSLSGIAQKNFMNILEKVVLKVLEDQQNIRLIRELLQTLYTSLCTLVQRVGKSVLVGNINMWVYRMETILHWQQQLNNIQITRPAFKGLTFTDLPLCLQLNIMQRLTDGRDLVSLGQVAPDLHLLSEDRLLWKKLCQYHFTERQIRKRLILSDKGQLDWKKMYFKLVRCYPRKEQYGDTLQLCKHCHILSWKGTDHPCTANNPESCSVSLSPQDFINLFKF from the exons ATGAACAGCAAAACCAAAATTCAGT ATTTCCACCAGGAAAAATGGATCTATGTTCACAAAGGAAGCACTAAGGAA CGCCATGGATATTGCACCTTGGGGGAAGCTTTCAACCGGCTTGACTTCTCAACTGCTATTCTGGATTCCAGAAGATTCAACTACGTTGTACGG CTGTTGGAACTGATAGCAAAATCGCAGCTCACTTCCCTGAGTGGCATTGCCCAAAAGAACTTcatgaatattttggaaaaagTTGTGCTGAAAG tCCTTGAAGACCAACAAAATATCAGATTGATAAGAGAGTTGCTGCAGACTCTCTACACATCCTTATGTACCCTGGTCCAAAGGGTAGGCAAGTCTGTTCTGGTTGGGAACATTAACATGTGGGTGTACCGAATGGAGACCATTCTACATTGGCAGCAGCAGCTGAACAACATCCAAATCACCAGG CCTGCTTTCAAAGGCCTCACCTTCACGGACCTGCCTTTGTGTTTACAACTGAACATCATGCAGAGGCTAACAGATGGAAGGGATCTTGTCAGCTTGGGCCAGGTGGCCCCAGATCTGCACTTGCTCAGTGAAGACCGGTTGCTATGGAAGAAACTCTGCCAATATCATTTTACAGAGCGACAG ATTCGCAAGCGATTAATTTTGTCTGATAAGGGACAACTGGATTGGAAGAAGATGTATTTTAAGCTTGTCCGATGTTACCCAAGGAAAGAACAATATGGAGACACTCTACAGCTCTGCAAACATTGCCACATCCTTTCTTGGAAG GGAACAGATCATCCATGTACAGCCAATAATCCAGAGagctgctctgtctctctgtcgccTCAGGACTTTATCAACTTGTTCAAGTTCTGA